A window of Adhaeribacter arboris genomic DNA:
TTATCCTCTAGAAGGCATTCCTCCACATAACTTCTTTTTACAAATTCTTGTAGAATACGGATTAGCCATTCTAATAGGAATACTTTTTATACTGTATAAAGCTTTTAATAGAATTGGCAGATACCAAAAAGTAATCTCAAATGCATTGCCATCCATACTACGGTCTTCTATACTTGTTTTTCCACTTATGGCAGTAGGACCAAGTTCTATTATAGGAGAAGGAGTTTTTTGGTTATGGCTTAGCTTTATAATAGCTTACAGCTCAATTTCGTACCGCAAAAGTCAAGACTTAATTCAAGAAGCGACTCAGAAATACGTTAATTTACCTGGTAGTCTGAAACCATCGGTGCTTCAACCAAAATAAATTTCGAAGATCTTAAATCATTCCTTATACTAATATAAAGTGAAAGAACTAAAAAAAATTTGTTTCTTTCCAGGAACGCTGGCTTTAGGCGGAATCGGAAAGATATTTGTGAACTTAATTCAAGAATATGCTAGTCGTGGGGTCGAGGTACACGTGTTTCTCACCAAGAAAGAAGGTGAGTTTCTTAGCCAGTTACCGTCTAACGTTCATGTGTTTGAAGGTAGTGGCCGGGCTTTAACCAGTATTGGTCGCTTCATCCAATACTTACGGCGAGAGAAACCGCAAGCCGTACTATCAGCTCGGGAATTTCTCAACGTTATCAATATATTTTGCTGCTTGTTTACCTTTAACAAAACTAAACCAGTCGTTTCTTTACACACAAACCAAACAGCCGAAAATAACGCAGATCCCAGTAGTGGAAGTTTATACAAAAATCCTTTGTTTCTAACTTTAGCCAAGGTTTTTTACAAGATTCCAGATAAGATTGTAGCTGTATCTGCTGGGGTAGCTGATGATTTTTCTTACCGAATGGGAGTTGACCGGAAGAAAATGAAAGTTATTTATAATCCTGTTTATAACCCGACGGAAGAAAAAGTAATTCCCAATAAGCTACTTTATGATTTCTTATCCAGCAGTCGAAAATTTATTATTGGAGTTGGCCGATTAACCCCACAAAAAGATTGGCCTAATTTGCTAAGAGCCTTTAGTCTGGTTAGAGAAAAGATGGATGTATCCTTAGTAATATTAGGAGAGGGTCCTTTACGTCAAGAATTAGAAGATTTAATTGAAGAATTATCATTAAAGGATCATGTATTATTACCTGGGTTTGTAAGCAATCCTGCTTATTACGTGAAAAAAGCGTCGACTTTTGTTATTTCCTCGAAGTACGAAGGATTCGGTAATGTAATAGTAGAAGCATTAGGGGTTGGTACCCCAGTAGTATCAACAAATTGCCCTAGTGGACCAAGTGAAATATTAGAAGATGGCAAGTATGGCAAATTAGTTCCAACAGAGGATCCGGTTGCCCTTGCTAAAGGAATTATGGAGTCTTTAAATAGCACGCATAATTCGGAAGTTTTGATTAACCGGGCGAAAGATTTCTCAGTACCCAGAATTGCAGATGAGTATTCTTATTACATTATGAGTTAAAAGTACATTTTTATAGGGCTTTATGCACCGAATTTAATTGAAAAGTACAAAAAAGAAATTTACCAGGTTTTATAGTGAACCTATAACTTTGTACATTTGCATTAGTAATGTAAATAAAATTTGTTAAGCATGAAGACATCTACTCAATCCACCTTATTTCTATTTTTATTTCTCCTAATATTTGCTGTTAAAGGATTTACTCAGGTAAGACCTAATACGTTCCTGATGAATCCTGATCTTTTAATGCAAAATAAATTTAGGATAAATGCCGGCAATGAACAGTGTTTATCTGCATTGAAATTATTAATTTCTAATACTAGTGTGGCTCTTACTAGAGCACCTTACACAATAGTGAATAAATCGATAACTCCTCCCAGCGGAGATAAGCATGATTATTTGAGCTTAGCTACTTACTGGTGGCCAAATCCAAACACATCATCAGGCTTACCCTACATTAAAAAGGATGGGCATATGAATCCGGAGGTAAATGAAGTAAAAGACATGATTTAT
This region includes:
- a CDS encoding glycosyltransferase, whose amino-acid sequence is MKELKKICFFPGTLALGGIGKIFVNLIQEYASRGVEVHVFLTKKEGEFLSQLPSNVHVFEGSGRALTSIGRFIQYLRREKPQAVLSAREFLNVINIFCCLFTFNKTKPVVSLHTNQTAENNADPSSGSLYKNPLFLTLAKVFYKIPDKIVAVSAGVADDFSYRMGVDRKKMKVIYNPVYNPTEEKVIPNKLLYDFLSSSRKFIIGVGRLTPQKDWPNLLRAFSLVREKMDVSLVILGEGPLRQELEDLIEELSLKDHVLLPGFVSNPAYYVKKASTFVISSKYEGFGNVIVEALGVGTPVVSTNCPSGPSEILEDGKYGKLVPTEDPVALAKGIMESLNSTHNSEVLINRAKDFSVPRIADEYSYYIMS